From the Solanum lycopersicum chromosome 10, SLM_r2.1 genome, one window contains:
- the LOC101253433 gene encoding nuclear transcription factor Y subunit B-8-like: MANNNNAGSGNGGFPSYRRSPQLTLARSPSSDMERSVELPSHLNQEIAANEGDSECTIREQDRLMPIANVVRNMRKVLPPNAKIADESKLVIQECVSEFIGFVTGEANDRCKLEKRKTITAEDLLWSMNSLGFDDYVEPLTLYLQRYREFDGGDRGSLRGDPFPLKRPTVNPASGYSLIPNHLPPNFPMAHHNGYYVYPPPVDNSYRQGDASSGSTSHEFAVAAVDRDVESPAEKSDD; this comes from the exons ATggctaataataataatgctgGCTCAGGAAATGGAGGATTTCCTAGCTATCGCAGATCCCCGCAACTAACCCTTGCTCGTTCCCCTTCCTCTG ATATGGAGAGAAGCGTGGAACTGCCTTCTCATCTCAACCAGGAAATTGCTGCCAATGAAGGAGATTCTGAATGCACCATCCGGGAGCAAGACCGATTGATGCCAATAGCCAACGTGGTCAGAAACATGCGCAAGGTCCTTCCTCCCAATGCCAAGATAGCTGATGAATCCAAACTGGTCATCCAAGAATGTGTCTCTGAGTTCATAGGCTTTGTAACAGGCGAAGCTAATGATCGTTGCAAGCTTGAGAAGCGCAAGACAATCACCGCTGAAGACTTGCTTTGGTCCATGAACTCACTTGGTTTTGATGATTACGTTGAACCCTTGACTTTGTACTTGCAGCGTTATCGTGAGTTTGATGGTGGTGACCGTGGATCCCTGAGAGGAGATCCTTTTCCGTTGAAGCGCCCAACTGTTAATCCAGCTTCAGGCTACAGCCTCATTCCCAATCACCTGCCTCCTAATTTTCCAATGGCTCATCACAATGGTTATTATGTGTATCCACCACCAGTGGACAACAGTTATAGGCAGGGGGATGCATCAAGTGGAAGCACTTCTCATGAGTTTGCAGTGGCTGCTGTGGATCGTGACGTTGAGTCTCCTGCGGAAAAGAGTGACGACTGA